One window from the genome of Deltaproteobacteria bacterium encodes:
- a CDS encoding SDR family oxidoreductase, with translation MQLVAGKVAIVTGSGRGIGRATAELLAAHGARVTLNDLGAEVAEETATAIRRKGGEALVVAGSMTDPKFPDRLVKATVDEFGGLDIIVNNAGYTHDGVIHKMSDEQWAAMLDVHLTGPFRLLRAASLYWRDWAKAEIADGKQIMRKVINVSSTSGVAGNAGQVNYAAGKMGIVGVTKTLAKEWGRLNINVNAVAYGFIETRLTAAKEPASTAEVDGQMVELGIPEEMRKAAKRMIPLGRSGTPEEAAGPVLFLASPLADYVTGHVVLVTGGSYM, from the coding sequence ATGCAGCTCGTCGCAGGAAAGGTCGCCATCGTCACGGGCTCCGGACGAGGTATCGGCCGTGCCACAGCGGAGCTCCTCGCGGCCCACGGCGCGCGCGTGACCCTAAACGACCTCGGTGCCGAGGTTGCCGAGGAAACCGCCACGGCGATCCGCCGGAAAGGCGGCGAAGCGCTCGTCGTCGCCGGCTCCATGACGGATCCGAAATTCCCCGATAGGCTCGTCAAGGCGACCGTCGACGAGTTCGGCGGGCTCGACATCATCGTGAACAACGCCGGCTACACGCACGACGGTGTGATCCACAAGATGTCCGACGAGCAGTGGGCTGCGATGCTCGACGTCCACCTGACGGGCCCGTTCCGCCTCCTGCGCGCCGCGTCGCTCTACTGGCGCGATTGGGCCAAAGCCGAGATCGCCGATGGGAAGCAGATCATGCGGAAGGTGATCAACGTCTCGTCGACCTCGGGCGTCGCCGGCAATGCTGGCCAGGTGAACTACGCCGCTGGAAAGATGGGTATCGTCGGCGTCACCAAGACGCTCGCCAAGGAATGGGGCCGGCTCAACATCAACGTCAATGCGGTTGCGTACGGCTTCATCGAGACCCGACTCACCGCCGCGAAGGAGCCGGCGAGCACGGCAGAGGTCGACGGGCAGATGGTCGAGCTCGGCATTCCCGAGGAGATGCGCAAGGCCGCAAAGCGCATGATCCCGCTCGGCCGCTCCGGCACCCCCGAGGAGGCCGCCGGTCCCGTGCTCTTTCTCGCCTCCCCGCTCGCAGACTACGTGACGGGGCACGTGGTCCTCGTGACCGGCGGCAGCTACATGTGA